The Paenibacillus sp. YPG26 genome includes a window with the following:
- a CDS encoding redox-sensing transcriptional repressor Rex, whose product MKSEKISDAVVRRLPVYLRFLNELSHREVSTVSSQELGQKLDLNPAQIRKDLAYFGDFGRKGIGYDVAYLIEKIRQILNLDQQINVALVGAGNLGQALSNYNTYLKDNMKIVAVFDASEQKVGQKINSLTVQPIEDLVATVKKLGIRIGIITVPDFEAQRVADQLIEAGIEAILNFAPTILKVPAQVRLHAADFTTDLLSLAYYLGDGKEALTNES is encoded by the coding sequence ATGAAGTCGGAGAAAATTTCAGATGCGGTGGTGCGCAGATTGCCCGTATATCTGCGCTTTCTGAATGAGCTGAGTCACCGGGAAGTCTCAACCGTCTCCTCACAGGAGCTTGGGCAGAAGCTGGATCTCAATCCGGCTCAAATCCGCAAGGATCTTGCTTACTTTGGTGATTTCGGACGAAAAGGTATTGGCTACGATGTCGCCTATCTAATAGAGAAGATACGCCAGATTCTCAATCTGGACCAGCAGATTAATGTGGCTCTGGTTGGAGCAGGGAACCTGGGTCAGGCTCTGTCCAACTACAATACTTATCTGAAGGATAACATGAAGATCGTGGCCGTGTTCGATGCTTCAGAGCAGAAAGTCGGCCAGAAAATAAATTCTCTAACTGTGCAGCCGATAGAAGATCTGGTTGCTACCGTGAAGAAGCTGGGGATCCGGATTGGAATCATCACGGTCCCTGACTTTGAGGCGCAGCGCGTTGCAGATCAGCTTATCGAAGCCGGTATTGAAGCAATTCTTAACTTTGCGCCTACAATTTTGAAGGTGCCTGCACAAGTGCGGCTGCACGCTGCTGATTTTACAACCGATCTGCTCAGTCTGGCCTATTATTTGGGAGATGGAAAGGAAGCACTGACAAATGAGTCGTAA
- a CDS encoding amidohydrolase — translation MSRKWLIENGSFAVLEEGRSVVKGYMLIEDDLITYVGEARPEIEEGTDTFDGRGLLFAPGLINTHGHAAMSLLRGYGDDMLLQAWLQEKMWPMEAKFTSRDVYWGTALSVVEMLKGGTTTFLDMYDHMDQVAKVADESGIRAVLMRGAIGLCPEDVQQQKLEEAIRFAKDWHGKADGRITTMMSPHSPYTCPPAFIEKFVQAAHDLDLPLHTHMSETAAEVQQNIEEYGLRPTMHLEKLGFFSRPSIIAHGVHLTDEEIGILANHKVAVSHNPGSNLKLASGVARVVDLQKAGVVVSLGTDGAASNNNLDMFEEIRLAALIHKGVSGDPTAVPAEEALKMGTVYGAESVYLPNTGRLAEGMKADFIALNTDQAHFIPHTDFISHIVYSAGPKDVEHVWVNGNQVVKHGSCLTIDEERVRREAQACFEGLLSR, via the coding sequence ATGAGTCGTAAATGGTTAATCGAGAATGGAAGCTTTGCTGTGTTGGAAGAGGGACGTTCTGTTGTTAAGGGATATATGTTAATTGAGGACGATCTGATTACATATGTGGGAGAGGCCCGCCCGGAGATTGAAGAAGGAACAGATACGTTCGATGGTAGAGGCTTGCTGTTCGCACCAGGACTGATCAATACACATGGTCATGCTGCGATGTCCCTGCTTCGTGGTTATGGAGATGATATGCTGCTTCAGGCGTGGCTGCAGGAGAAAATGTGGCCGATGGAAGCGAAGTTCACTTCCCGTGATGTATATTGGGGAACAGCCCTGTCTGTGGTCGAGATGCTTAAAGGAGGAACAACAACCTTCCTGGACATGTATGATCATATGGATCAAGTGGCGAAGGTAGCTGACGAATCGGGTATCCGTGCTGTGTTGATGCGCGGTGCCATCGGGCTGTGCCCAGAGGACGTACAGCAGCAGAAGCTTGAGGAAGCAATACGGTTCGCTAAGGACTGGCATGGCAAAGCGGATGGCCGGATTACGACCATGATGTCTCCGCATTCCCCATACACTTGTCCGCCTGCGTTCATTGAGAAGTTCGTACAAGCTGCACATGATCTGGATCTGCCGCTCCATACCCACATGTCCGAGACAGCTGCTGAAGTGCAGCAGAATATCGAAGAGTATGGTCTTCGTCCAACGATGCATTTGGAGAAGCTTGGTTTCTTCTCCCGGCCTTCGATCATTGCCCATGGTGTGCATCTAACTGATGAAGAAATCGGGATTCTTGCCAACCATAAAGTTGCAGTCTCGCACAATCCAGGCAGTAATCTGAAGCTTGCAAGCGGAGTTGCCCGTGTTGTTGATCTACAGAAGGCAGGCGTGGTCGTATCCCTTGGTACAGATGGGGCTGCCAGCAATAACAATCTGGATATGTTCGAAGAGATCAGGTTGGCAGCCTTGATCCATAAAGGTGTATCCGGTGATCCTACAGCTGTACCGGCAGAAGAAGCGCTTAAGATGGGAACGGTCTACGGGGCAGAGTCGGTATACCTTCCGAATACCGGAAGGCTGGCTGAAGGCATGAAAGCAGATTTCATTGCCTTGAACACAGACCAGGCTCATTTTATTCCGCATACGGATTTTATATCACATATTGTATACTCAGCGGGTCCTAAAGATGTAGAGCATGTCTGGGTGAACGGGAATCAGGTAGTCAAGCATGGCAGCTGTCTAACCATTGATGAAGAGCGGGTGCGCAGAGAAGCTCAGGCTTGTTTCGAAGGATTGCTCTCCCGCTAA
- a CDS encoding DUF5590 domain-containing protein codes for MKRKTKRILISVFTVLLILFGIQRYYVYTMEDYWNEKDAAVIVAKQQANLASFTHASKSVWDTVCWVIEGKNAAGEDIVVWVVDGKVDHQELAKNGVSLEQVKSSIKSQMPDISIVRLVPGIFDQGTGKQYVYQLFYKEGDHYNYKFYRFTDGQALPNTYTLPNR; via the coding sequence ATGAAGAGAAAAACAAAACGGATCCTGATATCCGTATTTACTGTCTTGCTGATCCTGTTCGGTATTCAGCGCTACTATGTGTATACCATGGAAGATTACTGGAATGAGAAGGACGCGGCGGTGATTGTAGCCAAGCAGCAGGCTAATCTGGCTTCGTTCACGCATGCCAGTAAATCTGTATGGGATACGGTATGCTGGGTTATTGAAGGGAAAAATGCAGCAGGAGAAGATATTGTAGTCTGGGTCGTGGACGGCAAGGTTGACCATCAGGAGCTGGCCAAGAACGGGGTTAGCCTGGAACAGGTTAAGAGCAGCATCAAGTCCCAGATGCCGGATATCTCCATTGTTCGTCTTGTTCCGGGTATCTTTGACCAAGGGACTGGGAAGCAATACGTATATCAATTGTTCTATAAAGAAGGCGATCACTACAACTACAAATTCTATCGGTTCACAGATGGACAGGCATTGCCTAATACTTATACATTACCGAATCGATAG
- a CDS encoding AAA family ATPase, with translation MSKFMKEIVVGVVTVLLVFLAYIGVNIIPIVIGLAMVGALFAVVQMKGGITVGASQDRKRKKAGPAKLTFEEIGGQDNAKQELREALDFMVRHEEIQKFGIRPLKGILLTGPPGTGKTLMAKAAAHYTKSVFVAASGSEFVEMYVGVGAGRIRELFKEARTRAAQEKKENAIIFIDEIDVIGGKREGGQQREYDQTLNQLLTEMDGIYNSDAPRILVIAATNRKEMLDSALLRPGRFDRHIQVELPDKKGRKHILELHAKNKPLNADVSLDRLAEETYGFSGAQLESVMNEGAIYAMRENLQIIDQRHLSMGVDKVMLGEKTDRESTEEEKRRVAVHELGHAVLAEIVAPGSVNQVALSPRGQALGYVRHNPQQEQYLYTKSYLEGQIMVALAGAAAEEIYYGGRSTGSRNDFEQALKLVHTMMTSGLTRLGIVNMDMVTKEVLMNENSRILDDLAARTKSALIAHSAVFDKSLEILIHEERLSGEQFRCQFRDSVLLPA, from the coding sequence ATGTCTAAGTTCATGAAAGAAATCGTTGTCGGGGTTGTCACGGTGCTGCTTGTGTTCCTTGCATATATCGGAGTTAATATTATTCCGATCGTGATTGGATTAGCTATGGTCGGTGCTCTCTTTGCGGTGGTTCAAATGAAAGGCGGAATTACCGTAGGTGCTTCCCAGGACCGCAAGCGGAAGAAGGCGGGTCCCGCTAAGCTGACTTTTGAAGAAATTGGTGGACAGGATAATGCGAAGCAGGAGCTTCGTGAGGCCCTTGATTTCATGGTCAGACATGAAGAAATTCAGAAATTCGGGATTCGTCCGCTAAAAGGTATCCTGCTGACCGGTCCTCCGGGAACCGGTAAAACCTTGATGGCTAAGGCTGCGGCTCATTATACCAAGTCCGTATTTGTGGCAGCCTCAGGTTCTGAGTTCGTGGAAATGTATGTAGGCGTGGGTGCAGGACGCATTCGGGAATTGTTCAAGGAAGCCCGTACACGTGCCGCACAGGAGAAGAAAGAGAACGCAATTATTTTCATAGATGAGATTGATGTAATCGGGGGCAAACGTGAAGGCGGCCAGCAAAGGGAGTACGATCAGACCCTGAACCAGCTTCTTACGGAAATGGACGGTATTTATAACTCGGACGCCCCTCGCATTCTGGTCATTGCAGCAACGAACCGCAAAGAGATGCTGGACAGTGCGCTGCTGCGCCCAGGACGCTTTGACCGTCATATCCAGGTTGAATTGCCTGATAAGAAAGGGCGCAAGCACATTCTTGAGCTGCATGCCAAGAATAAGCCGCTGAATGCGGACGTTAGCCTTGATAGGCTTGCCGAGGAGACCTATGGCTTCTCAGGAGCCCAGTTGGAGAGTGTCATGAATGAAGGAGCCATCTATGCCATGAGGGAGAACCTTCAGATCATTGACCAGCGTCACTTGTCTATGGGTGTGGACAAGGTTATGCTCGGTGAGAAGACAGACAGGGAGTCAACGGAGGAAGAGAAGCGCAGAGTAGCTGTGCATGAACTCGGACATGCTGTGCTGGCTGAGATTGTGGCTCCAGGCAGTGTGAATCAGGTTGCTCTAAGTCCTCGTGGGCAGGCCTTGGGATATGTGCGTCATAATCCACAGCAGGAGCAGTATTTATATACCAAATCATATCTTGAAGGACAGATAATGGTCGCTCTTGCAGGAGCTGCTGCCGAGGAGATCTATTATGGGGGCAGAAGTACGGGTTCCCGCAATGACTTTGAGCAGGCGCTCAAGCTTGTGCATACGATGATGACGTCAGGGCTCACCCGGCTTGGCATTGTCAATATGGATATGGTTACGAAGGAGGTTCTCATGAATGAGAACAGCCGGATCCTGGATGATCTTGCGGCACGCACCAAATCTGCTTTGATTGCGCACTCGGCGGTATTCGACAAATCTCTTGAAATTCTTATACATGAGGAACGTCTCTCCGGAGAACAATTTCGTTGTCAATTTCGTGACAGCGTTCTGTTACCAGCCTGA
- a CDS encoding 3-hydroxyacyl-CoA dehydrogenase NAD-binding domain-containing protein, with product MYFKKIGVIGGGTMGQGICEMLAAKGLDVLLVEENSDKLNHAYSMIETSLDKQLEKWAITQAEKKLILSRIQKVTHFAELGSCDMVIETISEDLNAKREVFTQLDQVCPSNIILASNTSTLSLTEIAGGTMYPERVIGMHFIYPVSRIDLVEIIRGLKTSDSTFDNTKRFVEEVVEKRGIMVYESPGFVTSRIICILINEALHVLGEGVATAEDIDDSMRVGYQFQYGPLEMADRFGLDSVLAALERMFREFGELKYRPSFVLKKMVRAGNLGVKTGEGFFKYDKDGDRI from the coding sequence ATGTACTTTAAAAAAATAGGCGTTATCGGCGGCGGTACGATGGGCCAGGGCATTTGTGAAATGCTTGCAGCAAAAGGATTAGATGTTCTGCTCGTTGAGGAGAATTCAGACAAATTGAACCATGCATACAGCATGATAGAGACAAGCCTAGATAAACAGCTGGAGAAGTGGGCAATTACCCAGGCGGAGAAGAAGCTGATTCTGTCCCGCATTCAGAAAGTTACCCATTTCGCCGAACTCGGATCCTGCGATATGGTGATCGAGACAATCTCGGAAGATTTGAATGCAAAGAGAGAAGTCTTCACCCAGCTTGACCAGGTCTGCCCGAGCAATATCATACTTGCAAGTAATACTTCAACACTTAGCCTGACAGAGATTGCCGGAGGCACAATGTATCCGGAACGCGTCATCGGCATGCACTTCATTTATCCAGTATCCCGTATCGACCTGGTTGAAATTATTCGCGGCTTGAAGACCTCTGATAGTACTTTCGATAATACTAAACGTTTTGTTGAAGAAGTTGTAGAGAAACGCGGCATTATGGTATATGAATCACCTGGATTCGTGACCTCCCGTATCATCTGTATTCTTATTAACGAGGCACTGCATGTGCTTGGTGAAGGCGTTGCAACGGCTGAAGATATCGATGATTCCATGCGGGTCGGATATCAGTTCCAGTACGGACCGCTTGAGATGGCAGACCGCTTCGGACTTGACTCGGTTCTTGCCGCACTTGAGCGCATGTTCCGTGAGTTCGGCGAGCTTAAATACCGTCCTTCCTTTGTACTTAAGAAGATGGTCCGTGCCGGCAATCTGGGCGTGAAGACGGGCGAAGGCTTTTTCAAATACGACAAGGATGGTGACCGGATATGA
- a CDS encoding acetate kinase encodes MKVLVINAGSSSLKYQLYNMEDESVLAKGLVERIGMDSSILTHKPTNKEEVTEVSEILEHTTAIRKVLEKLTDKEHGVLDSVDEIQAVGHRVVHGGETFKGSALVTSEAKAEIRRLFDLAPLHNPPAIMGINAAEKNMPNVPQVVAFDTAFHQTMEEKVFLYPIPRVLYKKHHVRRYGAHGTSHEYVSKAAAAYLERPIEDLKIITCHIGNGASLTAVKGGVSVDTSMGLTPLEGLMMGTRSGDLDPAVVTFVMNKEELSISEVNSMLNKHSGLLAISGVSSDMRDITDGMEAGEANATLAFEMYEYRLRKYIGAYAAAMNGVDAIVFTAGVGENSVVVREKVCENLSYLGVEIDPELNKIRSGEPRRISSANSKVEVLVVPTNEELVIARDTNRIVQETKQANN; translated from the coding sequence ATGAAAGTTCTCGTCATAAATGCGGGCAGCTCTTCTCTAAAATATCAGCTGTACAATATGGAGGATGAGTCAGTTCTGGCGAAAGGGCTCGTTGAACGGATTGGTATGGATTCCTCTATCCTGACACACAAGCCTACTAATAAAGAAGAAGTTACCGAGGTAAGCGAGATTCTTGAGCACACTACCGCGATTCGTAAGGTGCTTGAGAAGTTGACAGACAAAGAGCATGGAGTCCTGGACTCCGTTGATGAGATTCAAGCTGTTGGGCACCGCGTCGTGCACGGCGGTGAGACATTTAAGGGATCCGCGCTTGTAACGAGTGAAGCAAAGGCAGAGATCCGGAGGCTGTTCGACTTGGCTCCGCTGCATAATCCGCCGGCTATTATGGGAATTAATGCGGCAGAGAAGAATATGCCGAATGTTCCGCAGGTTGTTGCGTTTGATACCGCCTTCCACCAGACGATGGAGGAGAAGGTGTTCCTGTATCCTATTCCTAGAGTGTTGTACAAGAAGCATCATGTCCGTAGATACGGAGCACATGGTACATCCCACGAATACGTAAGTAAGGCAGCTGCCGCGTATCTTGAGCGCCCAATCGAGGATCTTAAGATTATTACCTGCCACATCGGTAACGGTGCCAGTCTTACGGCGGTTAAAGGCGGGGTCTCTGTAGACACTTCCATGGGGCTAACTCCTCTTGAAGGACTGATGATGGGAACACGAAGCGGGGATCTGGATCCTGCTGTTGTCACTTTTGTCATGAACAAAGAGGAGCTCTCCATTAGTGAAGTGAATTCCATGCTTAACAAACACAGCGGACTGCTTGCAATCTCCGGTGTGAGCAGTGATATGCGTGACATTACTGACGGGATGGAGGCCGGAGAGGCCAATGCTACTCTCGCCTTCGAGATGTATGAGTATCGTCTGCGCAAGTATATCGGTGCCTATGCTGCAGCGATGAACGGGGTAGACGCAATCGTGTTCACGGCAGGTGTCGGAGAGAACTCCGTCGTTGTCCGCGAGAAGGTGTGCGAGAATCTGTCATACCTGGGCGTTGAGATTGATCCGGAGCTGAACAAGATCCGTTCAGGAGAGCCGCGCCGGATTTCGTCCGCTAATTCCAAAGTTGAGGTTCTAGTCGTGCCAACGAATGAGGAGCTTGTGATTGCACGGGATACGAACCGGATTGTTCAGGAAACCAAGCAAGCTAATAATTAA
- the asnS gene encoding asparagine--tRNA ligase: MAVKTVIRQVGNHVGETVTLGAWVNNKRSSGKIQFLQLRDGTGYIQGVVVKSEVSEEIWDKAKSLTQESSLYVEGVIREEPRSASGYEMTVTDIEIIHLTENYPITPKEHGVDFLMDHRHLWLRSSKQRAIMVIRAEIIRAIQQFFDHNGFTLVDPPILTPTSAEGTTNLFHTKYFDEDAYLTQSGQLYMEAAAMALGKVYSFGPTFRAEKSKTRRHLIEFWMIEPEMAFTDHEESLQVQENFISYVVQSVLKNCRAELEAVGRDVSKLENIKAPFPRITYDEAIEFLHTKEFDIPWGEDFGAPHETAIAERYDKPVFITHYPKDIKAFYMKPDPNRPDVVLCADMIAPEGYGEIIGGSQRIDDPELMEERFKEHQLSTETYQWYLDLRKYGSVPHSGFGLGLERTVAWICGLEHVRETIPFPRTLYRLYP; the protein is encoded by the coding sequence ATGGCGGTCAAGACAGTGATTCGTCAAGTCGGTAATCATGTAGGGGAGACAGTGACCCTGGGTGCTTGGGTGAACAACAAGCGCTCAAGCGGGAAGATCCAATTCCTGCAGCTTCGTGATGGTACTGGTTATATTCAAGGTGTGGTTGTTAAGAGTGAGGTGTCTGAAGAAATATGGGACAAGGCCAAGAGCCTGACCCAGGAGAGCTCACTCTATGTTGAAGGGGTAATCCGTGAAGAGCCCAGAAGCGCTTCGGGTTATGAGATGACGGTAACTGATATTGAGATCATCCATCTCACAGAGAATTATCCAATAACTCCTAAAGAGCACGGGGTTGATTTCTTGATGGATCACCGGCACCTGTGGCTTCGTTCTTCGAAGCAGCGTGCCATTATGGTCATCCGGGCCGAGATCATTCGCGCGATCCAGCAGTTCTTTGATCATAACGGGTTCACGTTGGTGGATCCGCCAATTTTGACGCCTACCTCCGCAGAGGGAACAACCAATTTGTTCCACACCAAATATTTTGATGAGGATGCTTATCTGACCCAAAGTGGTCAGCTCTATATGGAAGCTGCGGCTATGGCTCTTGGCAAGGTGTATTCCTTCGGACCAACCTTCCGTGCTGAGAAGTCCAAGACCCGCCGGCATCTGATTGAGTTCTGGATGATCGAACCCGAGATGGCGTTCACGGATCATGAGGAGAGCCTTCAGGTTCAGGAGAACTTTATTTCTTATGTAGTCCAGTCCGTGCTCAAGAACTGCAGGGCGGAGCTTGAAGCTGTTGGGCGGGATGTCTCCAAGCTGGAGAATATAAAGGCCCCGTTCCCGCGGATTACTTACGATGAAGCGATTGAGTTCCTTCATACTAAGGAATTTGATATTCCCTGGGGTGAGGATTTCGGTGCCCCACATGAGACGGCGATTGCCGAACGTTATGATAAGCCCGTCTTTATCACCCACTATCCAAAGGATATCAAAGCTTTCTATATGAAGCCGGATCCGAACCGTCCTGATGTGGTTCTCTGTGCCGACATGATTGCTCCTGAAGGATATGGTGAGATTATTGGCGGATCACAGCGGATTGATGACCCTGAACTGATGGAAGAACGCTTCAAGGAGCACCAACTCTCCACTGAGACCTATCAATGGTATCTGGATCTACGGAAGTATGGATCGGTTCCTCACTCAGGATTTGGTCTTGGGCTTGAGCGGACTGTGGCCTGGATATGCGGACTTGAGCATGTGCGTGAGACGATTCCATTCCCGCGTACCCTGTACCGTCTGTATCCTTAA
- a CDS encoding DnaD domain-containing protein — protein MDLGEGWKLWANGMAFGLEKGAASIPYALLAYYRKLKLTDTEAMLLIQLLAFRQIEQSDFPSMEEIERRMGGTPSVVASGIRKLMKDGWLSIDEVTDSAGIRSERYNLTGMYHKLSVCLAEEAAAERQKDRFMMDEEPASTSAEDEQRNLFFVFEKEFARPLSPMECETISGWLDQDGYVDELIRLALKEAVFAGKVHFRYIDRILLEWGRNGVKTAQDAKEYMKRFRGNNK, from the coding sequence ATGGATTTGGGTGAGGGTTGGAAGCTTTGGGCGAATGGGATGGCCTTCGGATTGGAAAAGGGTGCAGCGAGCATCCCTTACGCTTTGCTGGCTTATTACCGGAAGCTCAAGCTTACCGATACAGAAGCAATGCTGCTGATTCAGCTGCTTGCTTTCAGACAGATAGAGCAATCGGATTTCCCCTCTATGGAAGAGATTGAGCGGAGAATGGGGGGGACACCCTCTGTGGTAGCCAGCGGAATCCGCAAGCTGATGAAGGATGGATGGCTGTCGATTGATGAAGTTACTGATTCAGCCGGGATACGCTCAGAACGTTACAATCTGACAGGCATGTACCACAAATTAAGTGTTTGTCTTGCTGAAGAAGCGGCTGCCGAACGGCAGAAGGATCGCTTCATGATGGACGAAGAGCCTGCTTCCACATCTGCTGAAGACGAGCAGCGCAATCTGTTCTTCGTCTTCGAGAAAGAATTCGCCCGTCCGCTTTCTCCGATGGAATGTGAGACCATTTCAGGCTGGCTGGATCAAGACGGGTATGTGGATGAACTGATCCGGCTTGCTTTGAAGGAAGCCGTGTTCGCTGGAAAAGTACACTTCCGATATATTGATCGGATTCTGCTGGAGTGGGGGCGGAATGGGGTCAAGACGGCCCAGGATGCCAAAGAGTATATGAAAAGATTCCGCGGAAATAACAAATAA
- a CDS encoding RNA polymerase sigma factor yields MTSISWKEGRDIEEEQRISQILQGNQEAFRQLVNDYGPYLYRMAYSVLHDQKEAEDTAQETFIQVYKSLPEYRSQGFKTWITRICINKAIDCKRRRIRRREDEWENEEVLQHIPAAEGDALDSLVRKERIQRVASRIHELPDSHKEIVTAFYLNEMSYEQIAAAQSIAVKTVESRLYRARHWIREHWKEEDWS; encoded by the coding sequence ATGACGTCTATTAGTTGGAAGGAGGGGAGAGATATAGAAGAGGAACAACGGATCAGCCAGATCCTGCAAGGGAACCAGGAGGCGTTCAGACAGCTGGTGAATGACTACGGCCCTTATCTGTACCGGATGGCTTACTCGGTGCTGCATGATCAGAAGGAAGCGGAGGACACCGCGCAGGAGACGTTCATTCAGGTCTACAAGTCTCTCCCCGAGTATCGTTCTCAAGGCTTCAAGACATGGATCACGCGGATCTGCATCAACAAAGCAATTGACTGCAAGCGAAGGCGTATACGCCGCAGAGAAGATGAGTGGGAGAATGAAGAAGTACTACAGCATATTCCGGCCGCGGAGGGGGATGCGCTGGATAGCCTGGTAAGAAAGGAACGTATTCAGAGAGTGGCCAGCCGGATTCATGAGCTTCCGGATTCTCATAAAGAGATCGTAACAGCCTTTTACTTGAATGAGATGAGCTATGAGCAGATTGCCGCCGCACAGAGCATTGCGGTGAAGACGGTGGAATCCCGGCTCTATCGGGCAAGACACTGGATAAGGGAGCATTGGAAGGAGGAGGATTGGTCGTGA
- the mtnB gene encoding methylthioribulose 1-phosphate dehydratase — protein sequence MSFTNIPLEEKLGALDELRKVKEQFAARGWFPGTSGNLSIRVGEFSTDTFHFAVTSSGKDKSVHTPEDFLFVDQQGRPCEATSLKPSAETLIHAEIYRLTGCGAIFHVHTIYNNIISEGYGDKGAIPAQGIELIKGLGIWEENARIEIPVVPNYAEIPRIAELIPAALNPDIPGIVLRNHGIYAWGANAFEAKRHLESFEFIFEHIYRSLALRQ from the coding sequence ATGAGTTTCACTAATATCCCCCTCGAGGAGAAGCTTGGAGCTCTTGATGAGCTCCGTAAGGTGAAGGAACAGTTCGCTGCCCGCGGCTGGTTCCCTGGCACTAGCGGTAATCTGTCGATTCGCGTAGGTGAATTCTCAACCGATACCTTTCATTTCGCCGTAACTTCAAGCGGCAAAGACAAATCCGTCCATACACCCGAGGACTTCCTGTTCGTGGATCAGCAAGGCCGTCCCTGCGAAGCTACCAGCTTAAAGCCTAGTGCGGAGACCCTCATCCATGCCGAGATCTACCGCCTTACCGGTTGCGGTGCGATCTTCCACGTACATACCATCTACAACAACATCATTAGTGAAGGTTATGGCGACAAAGGAGCAATTCCTGCTCAAGGAATTGAGCTGATTAAAGGCTTGGGAATCTGGGAAGAGAATGCCCGTATTGAGATTCCTGTCGTTCCGAACTATGCAGAGATACCTCGGATTGCCGAGCTGATTCCAGCTGCACTGAATCCGGATATCCCGGGAATCGTGCTGCGCAATCATGGCATCTATGCTTGGGGAGCGAATGCGTTTGAGGCCAAACGCCACTTGGAATCGTTTGAGTTTATTTTTGAGCATATTTACCGGAGCTTAGCTCTCCGTCAATAG